TTCTATGGTCATTAATTCCCCCGTGTTTTTTATTCGCTTGTATTACTTATATCGGAACACAAGGGACAAAACTTAAATCTTATCTCTAATCTTTCTCCATTATCCTCCTTTTTGCTGAATAGTTACAAAATCGGTTAAATAATTTTACCTTAGAATATTTGCAATTAGGTGGCTTCCCTAAAATTGTTCTTACCAGAGATGAATTACTGCGCAAGGAATTGTTAACCCAATATTTCAATGATATCTTAAGCAGAGATATTGTTAGTCGGCATAGGATAAAAGATGTTGATAAGTTACGGAATTTAGCTTTATTCTATTGTACAAATTTTACGCGTCCATACAGCTTTAACAAAATAGAAAAAGTAATTGATTTCTCTTTATCGTTAGACTCTATTCACCGTTTTTCTCATTACTTAAAGGATGCATTTTTGATTGATTTCTTACCACGATTTTCTTATTCTTTGAAGAATCAAATGCAAACAGGTCGTAAGGTCTATTTTGTAGATAACGGCATGCATCATGCTATCGCCTTTAAGTTTTCTGAGGATAAGGGAAAATTATTAGAAAATGCTGTTTTTCACCATTTAAAGAAGCAGAAGAAAGAGGTGTATTATTTCCATGAAAAACAGGAAGTAGATTTTGTTTGCAAGCAAGGATTAGAGATTGTGGCATTAATCAATGTTTGTTATGTCCTGGATGATAAGGAAACACTCTTGAGAGAAACATCTGCTTTACGGGAAGCAATGAGATACTTTAACTTGAAAGAGTCCAGTATAATTATTGGTGAAGGAGAGGGTAGAAGAATATATGAACAGGGATTTGAGATACAGATTATTCCATTTTATCAATGGGCATTGGATTCGCCAGTAATGGGTCAGTAAAATGGGAAAACGGTATTAACTATGAAAGCACGAAATAAAGAAAACACGTAACCGTTCAGGTAGTCTGGTATCTGGGTGTCTAAGTGTCTGGGTTACATAGACTACCAGACACTTAGACACCCTTTACGCAAAATTGTAGGATTTGTTACTATCCTGATTTCCTGGATGTTAACTGATTGCTGATACCTGATGGCTGAACGGTTACTAATTTCTTATAACCTATTCAAAACCGTCTGCCAGAAAAAACCGTTCTGGAAGGCAAAGATTAAATTCACTATCACAGGCGTACTTTCTCCGATACTTGCATAGACTACACCAAATACTATTGGCGAAACTAACATTGGCCTGAAAAGCTGCCACTTGCTGAGTTCTATCTTTTTGCCTTCTTCACCAATAGCATCAAAAAAGTATTTAGCCGCCATACCAGATAACATCAGCAGATAAAGGCTTATTTCCAGCCAGGGGATTTGAGCCAAAAAAGAAGATACCCCACGCTGGGTAACATCCGGTGGTTGAAGAAGGAAAAAATCTGCACAAATAAATAGCACTAAACCACCGATTAGTGT
Above is a genomic segment from bacterium containing:
- a CDS encoding DUF4143 domain-containing protein, giving the protein MQLGGFPKIVLTRDELLRKELLTQYFNDILSRDIVSRHRIKDVDKLRNLALFYCTNFTRPYSFNKIEKVIDFSLSLDSIHRFSHYLKDAFLIDFLPRFSYSLKNQMQTGRKVYFVDNGMHHAIAFKFSEDKGKLLENAVFHHLKKQKKEVYYFHEKQEVDFVCKQGLEIVALINVCYVLDDKETLLRETSALREAMRYFNLKESSIIIGEGEGRRIYEQGFEIQIIPFYQWALDSPVMGQ